DNA sequence from the Glycine soja cultivar W05 chromosome 18, ASM419377v2, whole genome shotgun sequence genome:
AACACACTTGAtatacacactttttttttattacattgatATACACACTTGATATGTACATTTGACCTTTTCCTTCATAAGTTTGAAACATGTAGGTctataacaaattatttattcgGATAATTTTCCCTTTCGTTGCACTGTTAAATGGaattgttctttttttaatgttgtatTTCTTGTATTCCTTTATGTCGGCAACCGCGGCATGGTGGTATGGATATTCAGCATCATGGCAGTTATTTGTTGACCAAATAATTTACAGTTACACAAGTTTGATCCGTTCCTATACATTTCATTAATGCATAATAATGTcagatttataaattttaaattgattattcattattttaaaatttaaaatttatatattattcaaataatcatatattttaattattttaattatataaattttagtttctctattttaattttatttttatttaaaagcaCTGATACAATGTGTGAAATACTAATTTCTCggtttaattttcttctattttttgtttcaaaaattGTTTTCTAAACTAATTTCCACTATTCAACAATCAATTTCTTATCCaaaatttattaagttttaaaatttacttatgtgttttaaaaacagaaaatataaaCAACTGAGAGATGTTTTCTTGTGTCATTTCTATTTTCTTCAataggaaaatatttttaaatgtactcagaaaataaataaattaaaaaatatttttaaaaacgaTAAACGGACCATACCTTCCTTTTAAGATGCAAattcttaaaaagaaataatagccGTCAACTTAAAGCCGAAAGGCAAAGATTATATCGGTGGAAATGAACGAAAGTTTAACATATTAGGATTACTTTTGTATACTGTTAGGTGAAAATAATTAGGGGAAATGTACTGAAAAGATTAAGGAAAATATTTTAGAGGAAATCATGACTTCATCTTAAGGAGTTAAAGTTAATGCTCATAACATTAATGGGCCTTAAAAATTAGTTAGATTAATTCAGTATTTGAacgatattatttatttattcattatcgAGTGACATTAATTCGATCATGGTGAGTGATGACTTTTACAAAGtattcatgttaaaaaaaaaatttatattaattttacatcCAAATTCATGGAGATCTCacctataaaattttattcttatcaATGTATAACTATGACAGTGTAAGCTAATTAAATATTCAGCAAACAAAAATATCTCCTCACCTAAATACCTAATAGTCAAATACTACGTAAgactttttataataataataataataataataataataataataataataattattattattattattattattattattattattattattattattattattattattattatcaaatcaAGCATCATCATTAACgaccaaagaaaaaataaaagaattgaaCCATCATGATTACTTAGTGTTTTTCCTTTACTTTCTCTCCCTCCCCCTCTCCCTGgtccctctctctctcactctgaAGAATTAACGTATATTCGAAGAATTACATATCATAAAAAGAAAGTACTTGTGTTGATATTTTAAGTACTTCATTAGAAGCAACATGTAATATGTTTAATTTGGTTTACAATAAATTGTAGTAATgtactattattttaaatgaaaattattttttaaatgtttgaatTAATAAGAccgtatttaaaattattatacatgatgcgtgttaatataaaaaataatctacaCTGAAAATTTTCAGCTGCCATAAAATATGTAGATATACTTGTATAttcaaaataatacattttaattattacttaaatttgtttatttaattttaatgtatattaagaaatataatattattttattttaacagatatttattttataattttaagaaataaaattagtaaaacataaataaaaatagtttcaaAAAGTCAttgttagaaagaaaaaaacatttatttaaaacatatattaattttaaattaaataaccttccataataaaataattttttattataaaattaaattataaaaatataataatagttgGAGATGAAATAGCTATCATGAAAAGGCGTTATATTTTCCTATTTCAGCTTCGTTCTCAAGAAAATGTGGCAAATTCAGCCTGATTTCCTCccatttatcatataaaaaagatCACCGAATCACACatggaatttttaaaaaaaatttctgtcacatctcaaaataaatgaAACCAACTCATGCAAGACTAGTCAAGATCCAtgcatttgttaattttaattttctagtcTAGACTGGCAAACTTACGCGTccatttttacataaataaatactagCATAACAAACCCGCCGTCATCTTTCTAATTGCTtaaaacaataaagaaaaaaggtaccttgaattttatgtaataaagtcatcatcaagaaaaaaataaaacaaaatgacattagaaaaatataagttCACACTACAAATTTATATAAGTATCATATTTActataattacttttttcttttttctaaataatatttgatattaATCACTAAACTCAATTTCACTTTGGTGTTGATATGTTAACATCTAGTTTCTTAgtgcttattaaaaaaaaatcatcagataattagatttttttaaggaaattagATAATTTGATATcaactcattttaaaaaaataaaaaccattgaaataatttttacgTCTCTCTgcgtaaacttttttttttcatttatttattacaatgaGTGTGTGGTGaatgatttaaatttgatttatatacttttgaagaaaataataaactttaaatattattaaactaaaaaataatattataattgattCCAAGAAACAAAGTTTGAGAATACTTAGATATTCCAATGGAGTATCAAATGTCTTGATTAGGGTAgttgaagaaaatataataaaaagataaataatcacttttgtttttgaatgtgTAATTTGCTGATAAATACGtccttgaaagataaaaatataaaatttaatgtaaaaagtACGATCAATATATTCAATTGTTAACTTTCGTTTGTCACcgttaatagttatttttgttcCTGAATGTCTAATTCGTTAACAAATACGtcattgaaagatgaaaatacaaaatttagtctcttaaagtgtaaaaagtgcgacaaatatattcgGCCGTTAACTTCCGTCCgtcaccattaataaaatagtctaagTGTCATAGAGAGACAAATTTATCActaaaatgattgtcaacgtgGTCATTTCTAATTGTCAGCATCAGgacatatttatcatataatatttttttgacttttcgtctTTTCACTCCGCTGACAAATGTGTCCCtacaagatgaaaatacaaaatttaatcaccgaaagtgtaaaaagtgggACAAATATATCCAAATGTTAATAGTAGATTAtgagtaattattataatttgaaaaaaattataatgattgtgacaattttttttaacaaactcgtaaattaaattgattctaaaagaaaaaaaaatactcgttttataaactataaataatttttttacactttcatgTTTGATGAaagattcaagtaaaaagaaatgtTTATTGTAAAGTATTATAGTTAAATTAAgtccataaataatttttaggatAAATTACAATTGCAATgacacttttaatttgtaaaaaacacttacctcctttcgaatgatttttttaaggttgTGATTTGTTAAATGAtcagtcaataaaaaaataattgtgtatgatttaaaaaaattaaaaatcaacaaacttttattataatttataatttgatgtcattgcgtatactaatagacattcatatttgatcatgaaaaatttatataaaaaaattaaataaataatgtttgattaaatagaaacaatgattttcttatacttttacattaaaaaaaattcttttttttttgttgatgacatttattcaagagttaacgacaaatgattgattttttttgtaattgaagaaaagtaagaagaagtaataaaaattcatctctattgataatattttatgtatgtCTCAACTGTTGatgaagtttaaaaattatataacggAAATAGACATTTATAGGTGTGATATAGttctttcaaaattttgtcgcagttattgtaaaattttcaaacttataataattagtcacaatttattattaacgttcaaatatatttgtttcacttttatacttttgaaactaaattttacattttcatatCTTTCAGGGATGCATTTGTGGGAGaagatgaaaagtaaaaaagatatTAAGACAAATATATCTCTATGCTGATAATTAGAGATGACCACGTTGATAAtcattttaatgataaatttatctCTCTATatcatgtaaattattttattaacgatgacaaataaatatatttgtttttatcttttttattgataaattacatattaaaagataaaagtgaatatttatcctaaaataaaataattagcgCTACCCAACTTACACGCATAGCTTACCAAAGAATCTCGGGAGAAGAAAGTAAAACAAACCAAACTTTCTAATAGTAGTATTAATTTGGCTTAAATATCCGGCAGCTGCCCGAAAAACTGATACGCGTTTGGTCAAGCTGCCCGAAAGAGTGAGCGGGCAGGTCCAAACTCCAAGAAGAGTCCAATACTTAGATTATCTATCTATCACCCTCAGAGTCGAACCAGACACACTTCCacgtcaccaccaccaccgtgGAAGGTGGAGCGTGAGGCTGTTTCCGGTAACCTCTCCCGGCGGCGCTGAGTGGTGATCAAGGAAATGGGTCAGACGCTGAGTTGCGTGCAACAGCACGAGGACCATGGTGTGCTCTTCCCTGCACTTGCAAGTGGAGAATTGGAGGTTGTTGAGGCCATGGTGGAGGAAGACCCCACTGTGTTGGAACACACCATTGGCTGTGACAGGCTTTCTCCTCTGCATGTCGCTGCTGCCAATGGTCGGATCGAGgttgttcttgatttttgttGTCTTGCCTCTTTGGATTTGAATGGTggtgttgtgtgtttttttgttgCTATGTGTTTTGATCATGGTGTTGTTTttttgctttgaaaaaaaaaggttcttTCCATGTTGTTGGATAGGTCTTTCAATGTTGACGTATTGAATCGACATAAACAGGTACCTCTCTTGTCTATGTTTGTCTATAACTGCTATTGATCTCTTTAagttttatgataaatttttctataaacatttattagagaagaaaataagaatataaaatgataagttTTATAGAAGTTCTGTCATTTAATTTCTCCGAAAGTTGAGTTATATAAGTTGactcaattaatattttcttctcctataagtgcttgtggagaagtttatccaaacagacCTTAGTCTCTGCTCTTTGGAGTCTTGCACTATAGGCTATACCCCTGTTTAGTTCTGTTTCTTATAtggtttattttgatttcttatgtttttttttttttttttttttttttgatgtaGACCCCGTTGATGTTGGCTGTGATGCATGGAAAGACTGGTTGTGTTGAGAAGCTTATTCATGCCGGAGCGAATGTATGTTATGCTTTTTGTgttgcttattttttaaattgaatgttTTGAATTGGTGGTAATTTTGTCAAAGTTGATCATTGGTTTCTCTTAGTTAGGGTAGTGATAGTTGTAGGTTTAATGTTTCAGATATTGATGTTTGATTCTATACGTCGAAGAACTTGCTTGCACTACGCTGCTTATTATGGGCATATAGACTGCCTTAAGGCCATTCTTTCTGCTGCTCATTCCACACCTGTTGCTGATTCTTGGTTAGACacattctctctttctctctctctccatacACACATGCATGCCCAAATATCAATCCAAGCATATGCTGGTATGAATGGTGATGCTTAATTGTTCAATGGAATTGTCAGGGGATTTGCAAGATTTGTCAACATAAGAGATGGAAACGGTGCCACCCCTCTGCATCTTGCAGCTCGCCATAGACGGTCGGAATGTCTTCATGCCCTTTTAGACAATGGTGCTCTTGTTTGTGCTTCAACCGGTGGATATGGGTAATTGTCTTAGAAGTTATGCATGAGTCATTCTTGTAAGAGTTTTGATGACTTTTCATTCATATTGATGAATGTAACATGTGCAGTTACCCTGGAAGCACGCCACTTCATATGGCTGCACGTGGTGGTTCTTTGGACTGTGTCCGGATGCTGCTTGCTTGGGGAGCGGATAGACTTCAATTAGATTCTTCTGGGTATGTAAATCTCAATTACAGTTTTGAGATCCATTGTCGTCAGTGTAGATCACCATTAAAAGGAAAAGACTTGAAGGTTCAGTCATCAATTATATAGATGCTAAGTTGCTAAATATgcatatctaatttttaaattgttaattaatttctcTTTATTACATAAAAGAATGAATAAATCTATTGACaagattcatttttttaaagcaaatttGCCAactgttttgaaatttgaaatttgcttgttggttaagaaataattttatagacTCAGAAAGGGATTCTTACACTTTAAAACTGAACTTCATTAgctgaaaaaataaattcattaacGAAAAACTTAAGCTTATACTTGGGAGACTGTTTGACTATAAATTGtgcttgatatatatattgtgcaCCTAAGTATCTTAAAATATGGCTTAGgaaaataactttatttattgGTCTGGTCCAATATTTTACTTGGTTATAATTGTCATATCCCCTGTTAAAGAAGCATTTGGGTTTCACTATTCAAATAAGACATCTTAGAATGATAAATGTTTCTATAGAAATAACACTTGGAGCCAGTAAAGACTTTATTTTTCCTAACTTTGTTTAAAATCAATAGAGCATGATTTTCTTCTTTAGTCTTGTCATTTCCATAATTTCCAAAATTTTGTGGATTCCTTGGTCACCACAAGCAAATCTGTTAAGGTCTggcttaaatatttgttttcagGAAAATACCGTTCTCAGTTGCCCTGAAGCACAAGCATAAGGCATGTGCTGCCCTGCTGGATCCGTCGTCAGCAGCACCGCTTGTTTGGCCATCCCCATTAAAGTTCATCAGTGAGCTCAATCAGGAAGCAAAAGCCTTACTGGAAAAGGCCTTACTAGAAGCTAACAGGGAGAGGGAGAAGACCATACTAAAGGAGACTGGCATGCCTCCATCCCCACTGCATTCAGAGAGTGAAGATGATAACATTGCCTCTGAGGTacaaaattttcctttcttgactGCTTCAGAGTTTAGATTTATAAGTTTTACTTTGATGCATTTCAATGTTTAGTTTGGTTAAAGATTATATACTTTGGTAGAAGTCCCAAGAATGTTCTTTGGGACCCATGAATGTTATACAATACTATTTCATCTGCAATGTAGTCTTTGGTAGGTTAGTCACTTGGTTGGctgcatttttatttcttttctaataTTTCATTCAGAGGCTTTCAGGATTTAGAATGCTAATATGTCATGGTGGGGTTTTTTCTGGAATATATGGAATGAACATTTTGTCTAGAAaagatgataaattatttatttgctgGTTATTTCTCCTTGAATAGGCTAGCGATATGGAGTTATGTTGCATATGCTTTGACCAAGCATGCACAATTGAGGTCAGACCCTGTGGCCATCAAATGTGTGCTCATTGCACCCTAGCACTATGCTGTCACAAAAAGCCTGATCCTGCTACTGCCGGCCTTTCTGGACCAGTTTGTCCATTTTGCCGTGGCACCATTCTTCAATTACTGGTTGCTAAGATTAACAAAATCAGTGATACAGAAGTGGAATCTGGCCCTATGAAGCCAAGGAGATCACGGAAATCAAATTTCAGTGAAGGAAGCAGCAGCTTCAAGAGCTTGTCGGCCATGGGCTCATTTGGAAGGATTGCTGGCCGCAATTCAGGGAAGATTACAGATGAAAAGCAATGGGAGGTTTCTTGAAGCTTGATAACTGttgatgattattttaattCCAAGTCGGCAAGAAATTATATGAATGATGGTTTTAATTTCTGTGGAATAGCTGCCTATATTGGTATCTTATTTGTATTCATTTTGTCACTATTGTCCAAAGATCACTAAGATCATGAGAGACAACAGTTTGTGATCGGTTTGAGTTTTTTACTTCTGTAATCTGATTCTCAGTTGGAATTGGAGAATCAGAAcagttatgtaatttttttccccCAAATATCAAATATAGTATGCATGAGTTAAAGGTAGTTTTCTTCACTGTTTTAACTTTGGTAGACATATATGGATTCACACATACACACAGGTATTCGTTCATAACCATTTGCAAGAAGAAAGGGTTTTTTACCTTCAT
Encoded proteins:
- the LOC114396328 gene encoding putative E3 ubiquitin-protein ligase XBAT31 — translated: MGQTLSCVQQHEDHGVLFPALASGELEVVEAMVEEDPTVLEHTIGCDRLSPLHVAAANGRIEVLSMLLDRSFNVDVLNRHKQTPLMLAVMHGKTGCVEKLIHAGANILMFDSIRRRTCLHYAAYYGHIDCLKAILSAAHSTPVADSWGFARFVNIRDGNGATPLHLAARHRRSECLHALLDNGALVCASTGGYGYPGSTPLHMAARGGSLDCVRMLLAWGADRLQLDSSGKIPFSVALKHKHKACAALLDPSSAAPLVWPSPLKFISELNQEAKALLEKALLEANREREKTILKETGMPPSPLHSESEDDNIASEASDMELCCICFDQACTIEVRPCGHQMCAHCTLALCCHKKPDPATAGLSGPVCPFCRGTILQLLVAKINKISDTEVESGPMKPRRSRKSNFSEGSSSFKSLSAMGSFGRIAGRNSGKITDEKQWEVS